A genome region from Ptiloglossa arizonensis isolate GNS036 chromosome 4, iyPtiAriz1_principal, whole genome shotgun sequence includes the following:
- the Htk gene encoding AT-rich interaction domain hat-trick, with protein MLGDDPPYLSVGTEVSAKYKGAFCEAKIRKVVRSVKCRVTYKQGLGTATVADDQIKGTLRVGASVEARHGDRKEFVEATITKIQDCSQYTVVFDDGDITTLRRTALCLKSGRHFAESETLDQLPLTHPEHFGNPVIGGRRGRRSRQAQDESSDDEDSPPRGTRDSGSSGVGKEGMETEPEIGRVVCVELGDKKKKDNWFPGLVVAPTAQDTVRIRVRDDYLVRSFKDARYYTVPKKEATEFTKELVNKVENSTLKVAVEKALLFLEKNELPPHWDRDSLFGHSVSSGNSDSDGELDSDSSDDEPREEKDHFVAQLYKFMDDRGTPINNCPMIGSEDIDLYRLFRAVYKLGGYNRVTNQNQWKLITRRLSFTMQNSPSTHNLVKQAYKKFLHSFEDFYRKLGCTMVNHPRGAIRKQRPGRSLIRDKDRNTPVPPQVSVVKNEKEEDDKKVMEDEKKEKKEVKKELVKEEEIVKIKKKDDFEESGSGQESDVNIEGEAESSSSEKSQKISTSLALQNRGKSKSKEDPKRKVIDKKKNEPKKQEKRDDKMKEEEATKTRSKSKDDTVKSKTSSEIRETRTPSRESERKVLTKQRRLTDEELKRRGRKRKEYEAEKSRSDEQLAESAPCYKGPVELGDRLKVYYGPTHESKVTYEAKVIDKEKDGTGPLYLVHYTGWNTRYDEWIKASRIAQNFTQAQGRVKRIKATSRPQTPSTNLSNNVNKSSKIVSNTSSSTSQSRRRAQSVAPTTTVAPSTSIKEVKKEEKDKETSQPARSTTPLSVTSSSSRTKSPATPANNRQTRTTRNTDVSGIEHRRRTRRMSGHTDISVASETEDSEAYDSDTTEPEQARTKSKGTDDRKRREAKCRAEDRIKPDETSEGEEDKDNLEEPRRGRRLRRAIGKSQGIKSEPDSDEEQPKGRDFDLNQIRSELKGFDKAVKLELVRVEPDPEDEIKLEEKENIALVSPKLEKNLEPSKLETTSESKTVENTEDIYEFKEPEPFEFEVRNKRDTSGEKDKLKKRVFEEEPKSPKKKQKMIVSPVIKEVKPEIDNDSRKKAKKLFSKRIDDITENQSTHKSLQSTSSTTYEEAFDKLCEPPSFNQVKPPPIIEETGKITNGIDLLFSDLPGDDDGTHDDSEDRLIISEAEVSEAEQENLFTYQQEMFPASDMNDSLESNKEDSNPQTESVREDLSTVSNKSEMPMDQKQNVKLSPLHRQSPELKSLDTKLLDITPVLSPVVAVPAPISTRLPATSTIEEKLSAAMAFRNKTKDTKKDDEISDVVWKPLKEIPKKLDTIVVQKNKEDQNGPKIEIENKKREEEEIIINNEEQCREIMRVVIKQKEEELQQLKLKKEVELKKFVETKTEHKNIQESEEEEWKHMENEESKKLEDEFKEHDFKEKEKDKRKKIVNQDILDSADSSDSEQRLVIDNGEPQDVKTPSNFDVKLRAELDKLQDSQERYSKLQTQKSMQHLKHQQQECVTECKTESIPIVKADEEGEAINSLLCEEEIPGSPAPISESIEQINAGPSCSPPKVETSESSIVLMEMPFASAPTSGQSTTSSTVVTLSMALPKTVETSVPVSLPMQQNPTLGGVRQQSHHQHLPALMPAQRRESNEAAPVMDNTPPTTPDSSISNISGSPREERTGGSSPTSEDNMKLNRDSSEADNDSGGKGPGFSEDDTLPNVEGNSADRMLKPPAKRSVEEAQSPKKRKRSRKHSECDKNTSKKTGRHSGRHGRHGAGSDSDDTSEGSNLCGVNSTPVNHTNIATTVADLSNYSSRSPRPTKYNFYVELDPELDGSQRIAVLQQKLAELRKTYNAVKVELAAIERRRKKLRRREREAIKAAKAEMQQACS; from the exons ATGCTG GGAGACGATCCACCGTACCTATCAGTGGGTACGGAGGTTAGTGCTAAATACAAGGGTGCCTTCTGCGAAGCAAAAATTCGGAAAGTGGTACGATCAGTAAAATGCAGAGTGACTTATAAACAAGGTTTAGGTACTGCAACTGTTGCCGATGATCAGATAAAAGGAACTTTAAGAGTAGGTGCATCTGTCGAAGCCAGACATGGAGATCGAAAAGAATTTGTGGAAGCTACAATCACTAAAATACAAGATTGTAGTCAATATACTGTTGTATTTGATGATGGAGATATTACAACATTAAGGAGAACTGCGCTTTGTTTAAAGAGTGGACGGCATTTTGCAGAGAGTGAAACATTGGATCAACTTCCTTTGACACATCCAGAACATTTTGGGAATCCAGTAATTGGAGGTAGAAGAGGGCGGCGATCTAGACAAGCACA AGATGAAAGTAGTGATGATGAAGATAGCCCTCCACGAGGAACTCGTGACTCAGGTTCTAGTGGGGTGGGAAAAGAAGGAATGGAGACAGAACCTGAAATTGGACGGGTTGTATGTGTGGAACTtggagataaaaagaaaaaagataattGGTTCCCTGGATTAGTGGTTGCACCGACTGCTCAAGACACTGTGAGAATTCGAGTGAGAGATGATTATCTTGTGCGATCATTTAAGGATGCGCGATA TTATACAGTTCCGAAGAAAGAAGCAACTGAATTCACGAAAGAACTTGTCAACAAAGTTGAGAATAGCACATTGAAGGTTGCAGTAGAGAAGGCATTGCTATTTTTAGAGAAGAATGAGTTGCCTCCCCATTGGGATAGGGATTCTCTTTTTGGACATTCTGTATCAAGTGGAAACAGTGATTCTGATGGAGAACTTGATTCAGAT AGTTCAGATGATGAACCACGCGAAGAAAAAGATCATTTTGTGGCACAACTATACAAATTCATGGATGATCGTGGAACACCTATTAATAATTGTCCAATGATTGGATCCGAGGACATAGATTTGTATAGGTTATTTCGAGCTGTTTATAAATTGGGTGGTTATAATCGTGTCACAAATCAAAATCAATGGAAATTAATAACGCGTCGTTTGAGTTTTACTATGCAAAATTCACCTTCTACGCACAATTTGGTTAAACAGGCTTATAAGAAATTCTTACACTCCTTTGAagatttttatagaaaattaggTTGTACTATGGTAAACCATCCAAGGGGTGCTATACGTAAACAACGTCCTGGTAGAAGTCTGATTAGAGATAAAGACAGAAATACACCTGTGCCACCGCAAGTATCGGTCGTTAAAAACGAAAAGGAAGAAGACGATAAAAAAGTGATGgaagatgaaaaaaaagagaaaaaagaagttaAAAAGGAATtggtaaaagaagaagaaattgtaaaaattaagaaaaaggaTGATTTTGAAGAAAGCGGTAGTGGACAGGAAAGTGATGTGAATATAGAAGGTGAAGCAGAATCATCTAGCAGTGAAAAATCTCAAAAAATTTCAACGTCTTTAGCACTACAAAATAGGGGTAAGTCTAAAAGTAAAGAAGATCCAAAAAGGAAAGTTATTGATAAGAAGAAAAATGAGCCTAAGAAGCAGGAAAAAAGGGATGATAAAATGAAAGAGGAAGAAGCTACTAAAACAAGATCTAAATCTAAAGATGACACTGTAAAAAGTAAAACatcttctgaaattagagaaaCACGAACTCCATCTAGAGAATCAGAAAGAAAAGTTTTAACTAAACAAAGACGTTTAACAGATGAGGAATtaaaaagaagaggaaggaaGCGAAAAGAATATGAAGCAGAGAAATCACGTTCTGATGAACAATTAGCAGAGTCTGCACCTTGCTACAAAGGTCCTGTAGAATTAGGTGATAGACTAAAAGTATATTATGGACCTACTCATGAATCTAAAGTAACTTATGAAGCAAAAGTTATTGACAAGGAAAAGGATGGCACAGGACCATTGTATCTTGTTCATTATACTGGATGGAATACAAGGTACGATGAATGGATTAAAGCTTCAAGAATAGCACAGAATTTTACACAAGCTCAAGGTAGAGTGAAACGCATTAAAGCTACTTCACGACCCCAAACTCCCAGTACGAATTTatctaataatgtaaacaaatcgTCGAAAATTGTTTCTAACACGAGTTCAAGTACATCTCAAAGCCGTCGACGAGCACAAAGTGTAGCTCCAACAACAACAGTTGCTCCTTCGACATCAATAAAGGAAgtaaagaaagaggaaaaagatAAGGAAACGTCCCAACCAGCTAGATCTACAACTCCACTGTCTGTTACAAGTTCCAGTTCTAGAACTAAAAGTCCAGCTACACCAGCAAATAATAGACAGACACGAACAACAAGAAATACTGATGTATCTGGTATTGAACATCGGAGGCGCACTAGAAGAATGTCTGGACATACAGATatatcagttgcatcagaaactgaAGATAGTGAGGCATATGATTCTGATACCACAGAACCAGAACAAGCAAGAACCAAATCTAAGGGTACTGATGACAGAAAGCGTAGAGAAGCAAAATGTAGAGCAGAAGATAGAATAAAACCTGATGAAACTAGTGAGGGTGAAGAAGATAAAGATAATTTGGAGGAACCACGTAGAGGTAGACGTTTAAGAAGAGCAATTGGTAAATCTCAAGGTATAAAATCTGAACCAGATAGTGACGAAGAACAACCTAAAGGTCGGGATTTCGATTTAAATCAAATACGATCCGAATTAAAAGGTTTTGATAAAGCTGTGAAATTAGAACTTGTCCGAGTTGAACCCGATCCAGAAGATGAAATAAAactagaagaaaaagaaaacattgcTTTAGTTTCACCAaaattggagaaaaatttggaaccatcaaaattagaaACAACTTCTGAGTCTAAAACAGTAGAAAATACGGAAGATATTTATGAATTTAAAGAACCAGAGCCGTTTGAATTTGAAGTACGAAATAAACGAGACACCAGTGGAGAAAAAGATAAATTGAAAAAGAGAGTCTTTGAAGAAGAACCAAAAAGtcctaaaaagaaacaaaaaatgattGTGTCACCAGTTATAAAAGAAGTTAAGCCAGAAATAGATAACGATTCACGAAAGAAAGCAAAGAAATTATTTAGTAAAAGAATTGATGATATTACAGAAAATCAGTCTACTCATAAATCATTACAATCTACATCATCAACGACCTATGAAGAAGCATTTGATAAACTTTGTGAGCCACCATCGTTTAATCAAGTAAAACCACCACCTATTATTGAAGAAACTGGTAAGATAACTAACGGCATAGATCTTTTATTTAGTGATTTACCTGGGGATGATGATGGTACTCATGATGATTCGGAAGATCGCTTGATAATATCAGAGGCTGAAGTTTCAGAAGCAGAACAAGAAAACCTATTTACTTATCAGCAAGAAATGTTTCCTGCCAGTGACATGAATGATTCATTAGAATCAAATAAAGAGGATTCAAATCCACAAACTGAATCTGTAAGGGAAGACTTATCAACAGTTTCAAACAAATCTGAAATGCCAATGGATCAAAAACAAAACGTTAAACTGTCTCCGTTACATAGACAATCTCCAGAATTAAAATCACTTGATACAAAATTATTAGACATTACACCAGTCTTATCTCCAGTTGTAGCAGTTCCAGCACCAATTAGTACTCGACTGCCAGCTACATCTACAATAGAAGAaaaactttcagctgcaatggCTTTTCGCAATAAAACAAAAGATACTAAAAAAGATGATGAAATTTCTGATGTTGTATGGAAACCTTTAAAAGAAATTCCTAAAAAGTTAGACACTATAGTTGTACAAAAGAATAAAGAAGATCAAAATGGGCCTAAGATAGAAATTGAGAATAAAAAGCGGGAAGAGgaagaaattattataaataatgaagaGCAGTGTAGGGAAATAATGCGCGTGGTAATTAAGCAAAAAGAGGAAGAACTTCAACAACTTAAACTAAAAAAGGAAGTTGAATTGAAGAAATTTGTTGAAACAAAAACAGAACATAAAAATATACAGGAAAGTGAAGAAGAAGAATGGAAACACATGGAAAATGAGGAATCTAAAAAATTAGAAGATGAATTTAAAGAACATGATTTTAAAGAGAAGGAAAAAGACAAACGTAAAAAGATAGTTAATCAAGATATACTAGATTCTGCAGACAGTAGTGATTCTGAGCAGAGGCTTGTAATTGATAATGGAGAACCACAAGATGTAAAAACACCATCAAATTTTGATGTTAAATTAAGAGCAGAATTGGATAAACTTCAAGATTCACAGGAGAGGTATTCAAAATTACAAACACAAAAGTCTATGCAGCATTTAAAGCACCAACAACAAGAGTGTGTTACTGAATGTAAAACTGAAAGCATACCTATTGTAAAAGCggatgaagaaggagaagcaatTAATTCCTTGCTATGTGAAGAAGAAATACCAGGTTCGCCAGCACCCATTTCTGAAAGTATTGAACAAATAAATGCTGGTCCATCTTGTTCTCCTCCAAAAGTTGAAACATCAGAAAGTAGTATAGTACTCATGGAAATGCCTTTTGCAAGTGCACCTACTTCAGGCCAAAGTACAACCAGTAGTACTGTGGTTACTTTGAGTATGGCACTGCCAAAGACTGTAGAAACATCTGTTCCAGTTTCTTTACCAATGCAACAAAATCCTACTCTAGGTGGTGTTAGGCAACAATCACATCATCAACATTTACCTGCACTAATGCCTGCACAAAGACGAGAAAGCAATGAAGCAGCACCTGTAATGGATAATACTCCACCAACTACACCAGACTCTAGTATTTCCAATATTTCTGGGTCTCCTAGAGAAGAAAGAACAGGTGGTTCATCGCCAACTTCTGAGGATAATATGAAACTTAATCGTGATAGTTCTGAAGCAGACAATGATAGTGGTGGTAAAGGTCCTGGATTCAGTGAAGATGATACATTACCAAATGTTGAAGGAAACTCAGCAGATAGAATGTTGAAACCACCAGCGAAACGATCTGTTGAAGAAGCACAATCTCCTAAAAAACGTAAAAGAAGTAGAAAACATTCAGAATGCGATAAGAATACTTCTAAAAAAACAGGAAGGCATAGTGGTAGACATGG
- the Art1 gene encoding arginine methyltransferase 1, whose product MASSNEVPVEINQSSMCTAENSTSKMESMEVTETTLASNKDTTPSSCKESVSVDDMTSRDYYFDSYAHYGIHEEMLKDEVRTVTYRNSMYHNKHLFKGKTVLDIGCGTGILSMFAAKAGAAKVIGIECSNIVEYAEKIVEANQLSNVITILKGKVEEVSLPDGIEKVDIIISEWMGYCLFYESMLDTVLFARDKWLREDGMLFPDKATLFICGIEDRQYKDEKINWWDDVYGFDMSSIRKVAISEPLVDVVDPKQVVTNACLIKEVDLYTVTKADLEFSSPFTLQVRRNDYVQALVTFFNIEFTKCHKRIGFSTAPEVQYTHWKQTVFYFDEYMTVKKGEEIYGVFSMKPNARNYRDLDFSIELDFKGELCQVHETNTYRMR is encoded by the exons ATGGCGTCGAGTAATGAAGTGCCGGTAGAAATCAACCAAAGTAGCATGTGCACAGCGGAAaattca ACATCAAAAATGGAGTCCATGGAAGTAACAGAGACTACTCTTGCATCAAACAAAGATACAACTCCATCATCTTGTAAGGAATCTGTTTCTGTGGATGATATGACATCACGAGATTATTATTTTGACTCGTATGCTCATTATGGAATTCATGAAGAAATGCTAAAGGATGAAGTGCGCACTGTGACGTATCGTAATTCCATGTACCATAATAAACACCTTTTTAAAGGAAAAACTGTTCTTGACATTGGTTGTGGAACTGGTATACTTTCAATGTTTGCTGCTAAAGCTGGTGCAGCTAAAGTTATTGGTATTGAATGTTCTAATATTGTTGAATATGCAGAAAAGATTGTAGAAGCAAATCAGTTGTCAAATGTCATAACAATACTTAAAGGAAAAGTTGAAGAAGTTTCATTGCCTGACGGTATAGAAAAAGTTGACATAATTATTTCTGAATGGATGGGGTATTGTTTGTTTTATGAATCAATGTTAGACACAGTGCTCTTTGCTAGAGACAAATGGCTTCGTGAAGATGGAATGTTATTTCCTGACAAGGCAACTCTATTTATTTGTGGCATTGAAGACAGACAATATAAAGATGAGAAGATTAACTGGTGGGATGATGTATACGGATTTGATATGAGTAGTATAAGAAAAGTAGCAATCAGCGAACCTCTAGTGGATGTTGTGGACCCAAAACAAGTTGTTACAAATGCATGTCTAATCAAGGAAGTTGATTTATACACAGTAACCAAGGCTGATTTGGAATTTTCCTCGCCATTTACCCTACAAGTTCGTAGAAATGACTATGTTCAAGCACTAGTTACATTCTTCAACATCGAATTCACCAAGTGCCATAAACGTATTGGCTTTAGTACAGCACCAGAAGTACAGTACACTCATTGGAAACAAACTGTGTTCTACTTTGATGAATACATGACAGTTAAAAAGGGAGAAGAAATATATGGTGTTTTTTCAATGAAACCTAATGCAAGGAATTACAGAGATCTGGATTTCAGCATTGAACTGGACTTTAAAGGGGAATTGTGCCAAGTACATGAAACTAATACTTATCGTATGCGCTGA